In Cheilinus undulatus linkage group 24, ASM1832078v1, whole genome shotgun sequence, a single window of DNA contains:
- the LOC121506516 gene encoding high affinity cGMP-specific 3',5'-cyclic phosphodiesterase 9A-like gives MSGWALCQLQVVLYSFEVSASRGLIFLCGPGHVPPGPGMTTKIIHFMVNGRLEQAEFGADCSAADVKDLFRAAAEAGPHHILKMYDTNGSLVNISPRLEANSEDSYYRLEVVATDLQSVGMPTELDDMESRLHHLESKVIGDVGKTADIMCELKSQVESFKRKLESVQHLSWMGLFKEDSHCQLSRLSQKPTTPKLSVEEERQQVRRKFINMSSLQVTEKVREHLKTPIFDNWQWEEAEMLVLLQVMFTDLDFLTEFHIQLDVLQNFLFEVYCHYNSIPFHNFQHCFCVTQMMYGLIWLTDLRSKLSRLDLLIMLTSALCHDLDHPGYNNVYQINAQTDLAIRYNDISPLENHHCAVAFGILSKPECNILKNLSYEQYKLIRGGMIKCILATDMARHNEILNKFKTMQPEFDFNNKDHKEVLMKIMVKVSDISNEARPMAVAEPWLDCLLEEFFNQSDTEKLKGLPVTPFMDRDKVSKPSSQTNFIRFVLLPLFTELTKLFPCLEQHILEPVRRALEYYSGLERAGKEEEQTTKA, from the exons ATGAGTGGGTGGGCTCTCTGTCAGCTGCAGGTGGTCCTTTACAGCTTCGAGGTGTCAGCGTCAAGAGGTCTCATTTTCCTTTGTGGACCCGGTCATGTCCCTCCTGGCCCTGGGATGACAacaaaaatcattcattttatgGTCAACGGGAGGCTGGAGCAGGCCGAGTTTGGAGCCGACTGCTCTGCTGCTGACGTCAAAG ATCTGTTCCGGGCGGCTGCAGAAGCCGGTCCTCACCACATCCTAAAGATGTACGACACCAACGGCAGCCTGGTGAACATCTCGCCCCGACTGGAAGCCAACAGTGAGGACTCGTACTACAGACTGGAGGTGGTGGCCACCGATCTGCAGA GTGTGGGGATGCCGACAGAGCTGGACGACATGGAGTCCAG GCTGCATCACCTGGAGAGTAAAGTCATCGGAGACGTGGGGAAAACTGCAGACATCATGTGTGAGCTGAAGAGCCAGGTGGAGTCTTTCAAGAGGAAGCTGGAG AGTGTGCAGCACCTGAGCTGGATGGGTCTGTTTAAAGAAGACAGCCATTGTCAGCTCTCCAGACTGTCCCAGAAACCCACGACGCCGAAGCTGAGCGTGGAGGAGGAGCGCCAACAAGTCCGCAGGAAGTTCATCAACATGAG CTCGCTGCAGGTGACGGAGAAAGTGAGAGAGCACCTGAAAACTCCCATCTTTGATAACTG GCAGTGGGAGGAGGCCGAGATGCTGGTGCTCCTCCAGGTGATGTTCACAGACCTGGACTTCCTGACCGAGTTCCACATCCAGCTGGACGTCCTGCAGAACTTCCTGTTCGAGGTGTACTGCCACTACAACAGCATCCCCTTCCACAACTTCCAGCACTGCTTCTGCGTCACTCAGATG ATGTACGGTCTGATCTGGCTCACAGACCTCAGGAGTAAACTCTCCAGACTGGACCTGCTGATCATGCTGACCTCGGCTCTGTGCCACGACCTCGACCACCCCGGCTACAACAACGTCTACCAG ATCAACGCTCAGACCGACCTGGCCATACGCTACAACGACATCTCCCCGCTGGAGAACCACCACTGCGCCGTCGCCTTCGGCATCCTGTCCAAG ccgGAGTGCAACATCCTCAAAAACCTGAGCTATGAGCAGTACAAGCTCATCCGAGGAGGCATGATCAA GTGTATCCTGGCTACAGACATGGCCAGACACAACGAAATCCTCAACAAGTTTAAGACGATGCAGCCGGAGTTCGACTTCAACAACAAGGATCACAAAGAAGTG CTGATGAAGATCATGGTGAAGGTGAGCGACATCTCCAACGAGGCGAGGCCGATGGCCGTGGCCGAGCCGTGGCTGGACTGTCTGCTGGAGGAGTTCTTCAACCAG AGCGACACGGAGAAACTCAAAGGACTTCCTGTGACTCCGTTCATGGACCGAGACAAAGTGTCCAAACCGTCCTCTCAGACCAACTTCATCCGCTTCGTCCTCCTGCCGCTCTTCACCGAGCTCACCAAGCTGTTCCCTTGTCTGGAG CAGCATATTCTGGAGCCGGTGCGGCGGGCCCTGGAGTATTACTCCGGCTTAGAGAGAGCTGGAAAAGAAGAGGAGCAGACGACCAAAGCCTGA